From one Dermacentor variabilis isolate Ectoservices chromosome 3, ASM5094787v1, whole genome shotgun sequence genomic stretch:
- the LOC142576344 gene encoding uncharacterized protein LOC142576344, whose translation MRLLCLATCALSFVGAAFASVSGSSSGAYATNANFGRAGGGASGYGGNYVGNHGDGTSAGPAGYFSNRIGSAPYTFNTAGSRHYGGNQGASLGGAYGSNLDGVGGGAYNTNQGRGAYGANLGASTGRGGAGGGLSAPLGSVNTGLYGGGITSGALSTGFVGGAGLPEAPVAGTLGGFNAGVGDGAVLSGGVGGYSGPINGLSYPSIHGGLGGGLGGADYSRLDWRDRMKLRQRERQLRRLMRRISRDQEALYRLGYGGLGYGPGIGAGAGVGAGLGDAARGGVGARGGAGLGAGAHGRLGGRGGVRGGTRGHLRVSAGLNVGANLAVDAGVDSNVAGGAMAGADAVGGVRGGAGVDVAGNLGANAHGRAGVSGGISGTTPN comes from the coding sequence GTGCGGCATTTGCAAGCGTCAGCGGCAGCTCGAGTGGGGCCTATGCTACAAACGCCAACTTCGGCCGTGCGGGTGGTGGCGCTTCTGGATACGGCGGAAATTATGTTGGAAATCACGGAGATGGAACAAGCGCGGGTCCAGCTGGATACTTTAGCAACAGAATTGGAAGTGCACCATACACCTTTAATACGGCTGGTAGTAGACATTATGGCGGTAACCAAGGCGCAAGTCTGGGCGGTGCGTACGGTAGTAACCTAGACGGAGTCGGCGGTGGAGCCTACAATACCAACCAAGGAAGAGGCGCCTACGGCGCCAACCTAGGCGCAAGCACCGGTCGAGGTGGCGCTGGAGGTGGTCTAAGCGCGCCTCTTGGAAGCGTAAATACCGGCCTTTATGGAGGAGGTATTACTTCAGGAGCTTTAAGCACTGGCTTTGTGGGTGGAGCTGGTCTTCCTGAGGCCCCGGTGGCTGGTACACTTGGAGGCTTCAATGCAGGCGTGGGCGATGGCGCAGTTCTCTCAGGGGGCGTGGGAGGTTATAGTGGCCCAATAAATGGATTGTCGTACCCAAGTATACACGGAGGATTAGGCGGAGGCTTAGGCGGGGCCGACTATAGTAGGCTTGATTGGCGCGACAGGATGAAGCTAAGGCAGCGGGAGCGCCAGCTCAGGCGCCTAATGCGCCGCATCAGCCGCGATCAAGAGGCACTCTATCGACTGGGTTATGGTGGCTTGGGCTACGGACCTGGCATTGGTGCTGGAGCAGGAGTGGGTGCAGGCTTGGGAGACGCTGCACGTGGAGGAGTGGGAGCTCGAGGAGGAGCCGGGTTAGGCGCCGGCGCTCATGGTCGTTTAGGGGGCCGTGGCGGAGTTCGCGGTGGAACACGGGGTCACCTACGAGTCAGTGCCGGTCTTAATGTGGGAGCCAACCTCGCAGTTGATGCAGGTGTAGACTCAAATGTGGCCGGGGGAGCCATGGCAGGCGCAGACGCCGTGGGTGGTGTAAGGGGTGGTGCCGGGGTCGATGTCGCTGGCAATCTTGGTGCCAATGCGCATGGTCGTGCCGGTGTTTCCGGCGGTATATCTGGAACGACGCCCAACTAA